Proteins encoded together in one Paracidovorax wautersii window:
- the ssuD gene encoding FMNH2-dependent alkanesulfonate monooxygenase, translating into MSLAPDIFWFLPTSGDTRYLGTSDFGRAPTNAYLRQIAVTSEQLGYDGLLIPTGSSCLDPWVTAASLVPVTQRIKLLVALRTSLGHPTASARQAASLDQALGAGRLLLNVVPGGDATELAADGVFYSHDERYAASDEFLTIWRRLLQGEKVDYEGQHLKVQGAQNFFAPATQPYPPLYFGGSSPAAHDLAARHVDAYLTWGEPPAAVAEKIADVRARAAAAGRDLDRHPLRFGVRLHVIVRETSEEAWADADRLISRLTDDDIARAQQNYARMDSHGQQRMAALHGGRRDRLVVGPNLWAGVGLVRGGAGTSLVGNAQEVADRLQEYVDVGVDRFVLSGYPHLEEAIRFAELVFPLLPGKQAVTLRDQSLTGGAFDVRARRNAPAPAAVPTPVPEAVR; encoded by the coding sequence ATGAGCCTTGCCCCCGACATTTTCTGGTTCCTGCCCACCTCCGGCGACACGCGCTACCTGGGCACCTCTGACTTCGGCCGCGCGCCCACCAATGCCTACCTGCGCCAGATCGCCGTCACGTCCGAGCAGCTGGGCTACGACGGCCTGCTCATTCCCACCGGCAGCTCCTGCCTGGACCCGTGGGTCACCGCCGCCAGCCTGGTGCCCGTCACCCAGCGCATCAAGCTGCTGGTGGCCCTGCGCACCTCGCTGGGCCACCCCACCGCATCAGCGCGGCAGGCGGCTTCGCTCGACCAGGCGCTGGGCGCCGGCCGCCTGCTGCTGAACGTGGTGCCCGGCGGCGACGCGACCGAGCTGGCCGCGGACGGCGTGTTCTACAGCCATGACGAACGCTATGCGGCGAGCGATGAGTTCCTCACCATCTGGCGCCGCCTGCTGCAGGGCGAGAAGGTCGACTACGAAGGCCAGCACCTCAAGGTGCAGGGCGCGCAGAACTTCTTCGCGCCGGCCACGCAGCCCTATCCACCGCTGTACTTCGGCGGCTCGTCGCCCGCCGCGCACGACCTGGCGGCGCGCCACGTCGACGCCTACCTGACCTGGGGCGAGCCGCCCGCCGCCGTGGCCGAAAAGATCGCCGACGTGCGCGCGCGCGCCGCCGCCGCAGGCCGCGACCTCGACCGGCACCCGCTGCGCTTCGGCGTGCGCCTGCACGTCATCGTGCGCGAGACCAGCGAAGAAGCCTGGGCCGACGCCGACCGCCTCATCAGCCGCCTGACCGACGACGACATCGCCCGCGCCCAGCAGAACTACGCGCGCATGGATTCGCACGGCCAGCAGCGCATGGCCGCGCTGCACGGCGGCCGGCGCGACCGGCTGGTGGTGGGCCCCAACCTGTGGGCCGGCGTGGGGCTGGTGCGCGGCGGCGCCGGCACCTCGCTGGTGGGCAATGCGCAGGAAGTGGCCGACCGGCTGCAGGAATACGTGGACGTGGGTGTGGACCGCTTCGTGCTGTCGGGCTACCCGCACCTGGAAGAAGCCATCCGCTTCGCGGAACTGGTGTTTCCGCTGCTGCCGGGCAAGCAGGCGGTGACGCTGCGGGACCAGTCACTCACCGGAGGCGCCTTCGACGTGCGGGCCCGCCGGAACGCCCCGGCCCCGGCCGCCGTCCCCACGCCCGTGCCGGAGGCCGTGCGATGA
- a CDS encoding sigma-54 dependent transcriptional regulator: MATLPAWPAAPARATPAAAPSAAPAASARADAGPAWILEDPRSQALRAEVEQVAPSDAGVLITGESGTGKELIARYLHSRSPRSAAPFVAVGCGAFSEALVDSELFGHEHGAFPGAFGAQPGWFEEAHGGTIFLDEVNDLPLAVQNKLLRVLQQREVVRVGGRQPIPIDVRVVAAASVDLQELVRQQRFRKDLYYRLNVVSLEVHTLRERPGDIVPLARHFIDAYSRRLGYPRPQLTPAAERALRQSAWPGNVRELENTIHRTLLLGDGRTLDAADLRLSGSGRPAAPAEADPEPPHGPPAGALTDAANPALPGLPLLRQAVRQLCEAHVPALHQTVEDALLLEVFRWCHYSQSETARVLSLSRNVVRARLIRLGEVGAPRRGATAPGADAAPAPSASHIASDTASESPTP, translated from the coding sequence ATGGCGACCCTTCCCGCATGGCCTGCCGCCCCGGCCCGCGCCACCCCCGCCGCTGCACCCTCTGCTGCGCCGGCCGCCTCGGCCCGCGCGGATGCCGGCCCGGCCTGGATCCTGGAAGACCCGCGCTCGCAGGCGCTGCGGGCCGAGGTCGAACAGGTGGCGCCCAGCGATGCGGGCGTGCTGATCACCGGCGAGAGCGGCACCGGCAAGGAGCTGATCGCGCGCTACCTGCACAGCCGCAGCCCGCGCAGCGCCGCACCCTTCGTGGCCGTGGGCTGCGGCGCATTCTCCGAGGCGCTGGTCGATTCCGAGCTGTTCGGGCATGAGCACGGCGCCTTCCCCGGCGCCTTCGGCGCGCAGCCGGGCTGGTTCGAAGAGGCCCACGGCGGCACCATCTTCCTGGACGAGGTGAACGACCTGCCGCTGGCCGTGCAGAACAAGCTCCTGCGCGTGCTGCAGCAGCGCGAGGTGGTGCGCGTGGGCGGGCGCCAGCCCATTCCCATCGATGTGCGCGTCGTGGCCGCCGCCTCGGTGGACCTGCAGGAACTGGTGCGCCAGCAGCGCTTCCGCAAGGACCTGTACTACCGGCTGAACGTGGTGAGCCTGGAGGTGCACACCCTGCGCGAACGGCCCGGCGACATCGTTCCGCTGGCGCGCCATTTCATCGACGCCTACAGCCGCCGCCTGGGCTACCCGCGCCCGCAGCTCACGCCCGCGGCCGAGCGGGCCCTGCGCCAGTCCGCGTGGCCCGGCAACGTGCGCGAGCTGGAGAACACCATCCACCGCACGCTGCTGCTGGGCGACGGCCGCACGCTGGACGCGGCCGACCTGCGCCTGTCCGGCAGCGGGCGGCCCGCGGCCCCCGCCGAGGCCGATCCCGAGCCGCCCCACGGACCGCCCGCCGGCGCGCTCACGGACGCGGCGAACCCCGCCCTGCCCGGACTGCCGCTGCTGCGCCAAGCCGTGCGCCAGCTGTGCGAGGCGCATGTGCCGGCCCTGCACCAGACGGTGGAGGACGCGCTGCTGCTGGAGGTCTTCCGCTGGTGCCACTACAGCCAGAGCGAAACGGCGCGCGTGCTGTCCCTGAGCCGCAACGTGGTGCGCGCGCGGCTCATCCGCCTGGGCGAGGTGGGCGCGCCGCGGCGCGGCGCCACCGCGCCCGGCGCCGATGCCGCCCCGGCCCCTTCCGCATCACACATCGCATCCGACACCGCTTCCGAAAGCCCCACCCCATGA
- a CDS encoding methyl-accepting chemotaxis protein translates to MFRNISVRAGLLLVLAFFTGALLVAIGVGWTGTRSGVEAFESQRQFSQIMLTLKQAEIRMWDNRVALAVGHRNLLRGDAKPSIRGQTDRADKAMTDAQAILEKVVREMPAEYTQDRQSAQAMLTAFKAYDGLVRRGSKSLAEADGADYSAKEIVDQRNKLLAEIESLMKGLFDSAEARDEGLYQQTLQLQRVSQNVAGVLVLLGLGLAIGCWVFINRQILHPLRDAGALLERVAEGDLTQRVEVSSGNEIGRLLASLRKMQDGLVRMVVQVRQGVQEINTGAQEIALGNSDLSGRTEQQAASLEETAASMEELSSTVKQNADSARQANQLAAGSMDVAQRGGAVVQDVVVTMQAISGSSKKIAEIVNVIDSIAFQTNILALNAAVEAARAGEQGRGFAVVASEVRALAQRSASAAKEIKDLIGDSVGKVNAGSEQVERAGATMREIVASVQRVTDIMGEISAASQEQSSGIDQVNQAVAQMDQATQQNAALVEQAAAAASSLDAQAKQLQQAVSQFRVAAADSQGLAAPAAPVAAPHRAAPVRKPATATAPAPAPKAMPRAAAAAPAAPAIAAPLPAKAASAPAAAPRPAAPPPAVKPASRSDDDWETF, encoded by the coding sequence ATGTTCCGCAATATTTCCGTCCGTGCCGGCCTGCTGCTGGTGCTGGCGTTCTTCACCGGCGCCTTGTTGGTCGCCATCGGGGTGGGTTGGACGGGCACCCGTTCCGGCGTGGAGGCCTTCGAGAGCCAGCGCCAGTTCAGCCAGATCATGCTGACGCTCAAGCAGGCCGAGATCCGCATGTGGGACAATCGCGTGGCGCTGGCCGTGGGCCACCGCAACCTGCTGCGGGGCGATGCCAAGCCCAGCATCCGCGGTCAGACCGACCGCGCCGACAAGGCCATGACCGACGCCCAGGCCATCCTGGAGAAGGTGGTGCGCGAGATGCCGGCCGAGTACACGCAGGACCGCCAGTCCGCGCAGGCCATGCTGACGGCCTTCAAGGCTTACGACGGCCTGGTGCGCCGCGGCAGCAAGAGCCTGGCCGAGGCCGATGGCGCCGATTACAGCGCCAAGGAGATCGTGGACCAGCGCAACAAGCTGCTGGCCGAGATCGAGTCGCTGATGAAGGGGCTGTTCGATTCGGCCGAGGCGCGCGACGAGGGCCTGTACCAGCAGACGCTGCAGCTGCAGCGCGTGTCGCAGAACGTGGCCGGCGTGCTGGTGCTGCTCGGCCTGGGGCTGGCCATCGGCTGCTGGGTGTTCATCAACCGCCAGATCCTGCACCCCTTGCGGGACGCCGGCGCCCTGCTGGAGCGCGTGGCCGAAGGCGACCTGACGCAGCGGGTGGAGGTGTCCTCGGGCAACGAGATCGGCCGGCTGCTGGCCTCGCTGCGCAAGATGCAGGACGGCCTGGTGCGCATGGTGGTGCAGGTGCGCCAGGGCGTGCAGGAGATCAACACCGGTGCGCAGGAGATCGCGCTGGGCAATTCCGATCTGAGCGGCCGCACCGAACAGCAGGCGGCCTCGCTGGAGGAAACCGCGGCCAGCATGGAAGAGCTGTCGTCCACGGTGAAGCAGAACGCCGACAGCGCCCGCCAGGCCAACCAGCTGGCCGCCGGCAGCATGGACGTGGCGCAGCGCGGCGGCGCCGTGGTGCAGGACGTGGTGGTGACCATGCAGGCCATCTCGGGCAGCTCCAAGAAGATCGCCGAGATCGTCAACGTCATCGATTCCATCGCCTTCCAGACCAACATCCTGGCGCTGAACGCAGCCGTGGAAGCCGCCCGCGCCGGCGAGCAGGGCCGTGGCTTCGCCGTGGTGGCGAGCGAAGTGCGGGCGCTGGCGCAGCGCTCCGCCTCGGCGGCCAAGGAGATCAAGGATCTGATCGGCGACTCGGTGGGCAAGGTGAACGCCGGCTCCGAGCAGGTCGAGCGCGCGGGCGCCACCATGCGCGAGATCGTGGCCTCGGTGCAGCGCGTGACGGACATCATGGGCGAGATCTCCGCCGCCTCGCAGGAGCAGTCGTCAGGCATCGACCAGGTGAACCAGGCGGTGGCGCAGATGGACCAGGCCACGCAGCAGAACGCCGCGCTGGTCGAGCAGGCGGCCGCGGCCGCGTCGTCGCTGGACGCCCAGGCCAAGCAGCTGCAGCAGGCCGTGTCGCAGTTCCGCGTGGCGGCGGCCGACAGCCAGGGCCTGGCCGCACCGGCCGCGCCGGTGGCCGCGCCCCACCGTGCGGCGCCCGTGCGCAAGCCGGCAACGGCGACGGCACCTGCGCCGGCCCCGAAGGCCATGCCCCGGGCCGCCGCCGCAGCGCCGGCAGCACCCGCCATCGCCGCGCCGCTGCCGGCCAAGGCGGCGTCCGCCCCGGCGGCAGCCCCTCGGCCTGCGGCGCCTCCGCCCGCGGTCAAGCCGGCGTCCCGCTCGGACGATGACTGGGAGACCTTCTGA
- a CDS encoding amidohydrolase family protein — translation MSAAPRSTAPRVIDMRCRPAYLHDFFGKTPGSPGEDLARWLNRRVGTRGDDAHFIRSRTPDGFLAEVRGAGLAHAVVVGRHTPGQHLPNDTIHAIVQGHAELIGIGAVDPVLQGEADALAEVERAVKTLGLAGIDLEPGFGAPPRHPDDAAYFPVYDLAQQLGVPVFLMTGPTSPDLRFNDPAPVARVAQAFPRLPIVAYHGWWPNVQQAIGLAFRYDNVLGVSSTNAPTRKPSRRCSARRPECRVAPLHKRRATTQCAAWLAFPSGWPRTAASALSHDLPIARYWLRRASRIHPHCGASARGY, via the coding sequence ATGAGCGCCGCGCCCCGCAGCACCGCCCCGCGCGTGATCGACATGCGTTGCCGCCCCGCCTACCTGCACGACTTCTTCGGCAAGACGCCCGGCTCGCCCGGCGAGGACCTGGCGCGCTGGCTGAACCGGCGTGTGGGCACGCGCGGTGACGACGCGCACTTCATCCGCTCGCGCACGCCTGACGGCTTTCTGGCCGAGGTGCGGGGCGCCGGCCTGGCGCACGCCGTGGTGGTCGGCCGGCACACGCCCGGCCAGCACCTGCCCAACGACACCATCCACGCCATCGTGCAAGGCCACGCTGAACTCATCGGCATCGGCGCCGTGGACCCGGTGCTGCAGGGCGAGGCCGACGCGCTGGCCGAGGTGGAGCGCGCCGTGAAAACGCTGGGTCTGGCCGGCATCGACCTGGAGCCGGGCTTTGGCGCGCCCCCGCGCCATCCGGACGATGCGGCGTACTTCCCCGTCTACGACCTGGCGCAGCAGCTCGGCGTGCCGGTGTTCCTGATGACCGGGCCGACCTCGCCCGATCTGCGCTTCAACGACCCGGCGCCCGTGGCCCGCGTGGCGCAGGCCTTTCCGCGCCTGCCCATCGTGGCGTACCACGGCTGGTGGCCGAACGTGCAGCAGGCCATCGGCCTGGCCTTCCGCTACGACAACGTGTTGGGCGTGTCATCCACCAATGCCCCCACGCGAAAGCCATCCAGGCGGTGCAGTGCTAGGCGCCCTGAGTGCCGTGTAGCACCGCTACACAAGCGAAGGGCAACGACGCAATGTGCCGCCTGGCTGGCTTTCCCTTCGGGCTGGCCCCGCACTGCGGCGTCTGCTTTGTCGCACGATTTGCCAATAGCTCGCTATTGGCTGCGTCGCGCTTCGCGCATCCATCCGCATTGCGGGGCCAGCGCGCGGGGGTATTGA
- a CDS encoding efflux transporter outer membrane subunit yields MNAAPSLSPSAARRRPAPRALVAALALPLLLSACAVQRPPAHVAAAAPAGWQAPLPHHGSVGDLARWWERQQDPLLVELIEAGQAVSPSVAQSATRLAQARQARVNARAALLPTLDGQGNLSRGFNENAGGIATTGQIGLQSSWEIDLFGGNAAASDAARERLAGAQAQWHEARVSVAAEVAQQYSSWRHCAQQLAVAESDARSRGETARLSGESERAGFTAPATAALADASFSEGKVRAAQQRMQCEVDLKTLVALTGLDEPALRARLAAAGPLQPAPDALFTIDSLPAQVLAQRPDVYAAEREVAAASADVGTAQAQRYPRLTLGGSIGRGQVRTRGTSVTSNVWSIGPLALSVPLFDGGQRAAQVDTARAQYDEAAQVYRATVRQAVSEVEQALVRLASTAERSGDAQRAAAGYRQSFEATQARWRAGLASLVELEDARRAQLASETALVTLQQERMAAWIALYRAAGGGWDAQQPPPPPPQALATGTDAAPR; encoded by the coding sequence ATGAACGCAGCCCCTTCCCTGTCTCCATCTGCCGCCCGGCGCCGGCCGGCACCGCGCGCCCTGGTGGCCGCCCTCGCCCTGCCCCTGCTGCTGTCCGCCTGCGCCGTGCAGCGCCCCCCGGCGCACGTGGCCGCTGCAGCGCCGGCGGGCTGGCAGGCGCCGCTGCCGCACCACGGCAGCGTGGGCGACCTGGCCCGCTGGTGGGAGCGCCAGCAAGACCCGCTGCTGGTGGAGCTGATCGAGGCGGGGCAGGCCGTGAGCCCCAGCGTCGCCCAGTCGGCCACGCGGCTGGCCCAGGCGCGCCAGGCCCGCGTGAATGCCCGCGCGGCCCTGCTGCCCACGCTGGACGGCCAGGGCAACCTGAGCCGCGGCTTCAACGAGAACGCCGGCGGCATCGCCACCACAGGGCAGATCGGCCTGCAGTCCAGCTGGGAGATCGACCTGTTCGGCGGCAACGCCGCGGCCAGCGACGCCGCCCGCGAGCGCCTGGCCGGGGCGCAGGCGCAGTGGCACGAGGCGCGCGTCTCGGTGGCGGCCGAGGTGGCGCAGCAGTACAGCAGCTGGCGCCACTGCGCGCAGCAGCTGGCAGTGGCCGAGTCGGACGCCCGTTCGCGCGGCGAGACGGCGCGCCTGTCGGGCGAGAGCGAACGCGCCGGCTTCACCGCGCCCGCTACCGCCGCCCTGGCCGATGCCAGCTTCTCCGAAGGCAAGGTGCGCGCGGCCCAGCAGCGCATGCAGTGCGAGGTGGATCTCAAGACCCTGGTGGCGCTCACCGGGCTGGACGAGCCCGCGCTGCGCGCGCGCCTGGCCGCTGCGGGGCCGCTGCAGCCCGCGCCCGATGCGCTGTTCACCATCGACAGCCTGCCGGCGCAGGTGCTGGCCCAGCGGCCCGATGTGTACGCGGCCGAGCGCGAGGTGGCCGCCGCCAGCGCCGACGTGGGCACCGCCCAGGCGCAGCGCTACCCGCGCCTCACGCTCGGCGGCTCCATCGGCCGCGGGCAGGTGCGCACGCGCGGCACCAGCGTGACCAGCAACGTCTGGTCCATCGGCCCGCTGGCGCTGAGCGTGCCGCTGTTCGACGGCGGGCAGCGCGCCGCCCAGGTGGACACGGCCCGCGCCCAGTACGACGAGGCCGCGCAGGTCTACCGCGCCACCGTGCGGCAGGCCGTGAGCGAGGTCGAGCAGGCGCTGGTGCGTCTGGCCAGCACCGCCGAGCGCAGCGGCGACGCCCAGCGCGCCGCCGCCGGCTACCGCCAGTCGTTCGAGGCCACGCAGGCCCGCTGGCGCGCCGGCCTGGCCAGCCTGGTGGAGCTGGAGGACGCCCGCCGCGCGCAGCTGGCGTCCGAGACCGCGCTGGTCACGCTGCAGCAGGAGCGCATGGCCGCCTGGATCGCGCTGTACCGCGCGGCCGGCGGCGGCTGGGATGCGCAACAGCCACCGCCGCCACCGCCGCAGGCGCTGGCCACAGGCACCGATGCAGCCCCACGCTGA
- a CDS encoding efflux RND transporter periplasmic adaptor subunit encodes MTGASMQRMPSPSALLAVAALCVLATAGALLLPSTTRAAGDDAKAQAPRPALAVTATQPTRSAIDLRLPANGNIAAWQEAVIGAESNGLRLTEVRVNVGDVVRAGQVLATFAPETVQADVAQSRASLLEAQANAAEAAANADRARTLTQSGALSQQQIQQYATASQTAQARVEAAQAALNAQRLRLRHTQVVAPDAGVISSRTATVGAVVGAGAELFRMVRKGRLEWRAEVTSTELPRIRPGTKVRVTAASGAQVDGTVRMVAPTVDPQTRNALVYVDLPGLLPEPPPGRPKAASAPLGGSEPRAAGSVGAVLPGMFARGDFLLGARDALSVPQTAVVVRDGFSSVFEIGEGNRVVMRRVQTGQRVGDRVEIASGLQPGVQIVERGGAFLNDGDLVRVQAAAPAGSASNPAPAQSAPAQPATK; translated from the coding sequence ATGACCGGAGCTTCCATGCAGCGTATGCCTTCCCCTTCCGCCCTTCTGGCCGTTGCGGCCCTGTGCGTGCTGGCCACCGCCGGCGCCCTGCTGCTGCCGTCCACCACCCGCGCCGCGGGCGATGACGCCAAGGCGCAGGCCCCGCGACCGGCCCTGGCCGTGACGGCCACCCAGCCCACGCGCTCGGCCATCGACCTGCGCCTGCCGGCCAACGGCAACATCGCCGCCTGGCAGGAGGCCGTCATCGGCGCCGAGAGCAACGGCCTGCGCCTGACCGAGGTGCGCGTGAACGTGGGCGACGTGGTGCGCGCCGGCCAGGTGCTGGCCACCTTCGCGCCCGAGACGGTGCAGGCCGATGTGGCGCAGTCGCGCGCCAGCCTGCTGGAAGCCCAGGCCAACGCCGCCGAAGCCGCCGCCAACGCCGACCGCGCCCGCACGCTCACGCAGTCCGGCGCGTTGAGCCAGCAGCAGATCCAGCAGTACGCCACGGCCTCGCAGACCGCCCAGGCGCGGGTGGAGGCGGCGCAGGCGGCCCTCAATGCGCAGCGGCTGCGGCTGCGCCACACGCAGGTGGTGGCGCCGGACGCGGGCGTGATCTCGTCGCGCACGGCCACGGTGGGCGCCGTGGTGGGCGCCGGCGCCGAGCTGTTCCGCATGGTGCGCAAGGGCCGCCTGGAATGGCGCGCCGAAGTCACGTCCACCGAGCTGCCGCGCATCCGCCCCGGCACCAAGGTGCGCGTGACGGCGGCCAGCGGCGCGCAGGTGGACGGCACCGTGCGCATGGTCGCGCCCACCGTGGACCCGCAGACGCGCAACGCCCTCGTCTACGTGGATTTGCCGGGCTTGCTGCCCGAGCCGCCGCCGGGCCGCCCCAAGGCGGCGAGCGCCCCCCTGGGGGGCAGCGAACCACGCGCAGCGGGGAGCGTGGGGGCGGTGCTGCCGGGCATGTTCGCGCGCGGCGATTTCCTGCTGGGCGCGCGCGACGCGCTCAGCGTGCCGCAGACCGCCGTGGTGGTGCGCGACGGCTTCAGCAGCGTGTTCGAGATCGGCGAAGGCAACCGCGTGGTGATGCGCCGCGTGCAGACCGGCCAGCGCGTGGGCGACCGGGTGGAGATCGCCTCGGGCTTGCAGCCCGGCGTGCAGATCGTGGAGCGCGGTGGCGCGTTCCTGAACGACGGCGATCTGGTGCGCGTGCAGGCCGCCGCGCCCGCAGGTTCAGCATCCAATCCGGCGCCAGCGCAATCAGCACCTGCGCAGCCAGCTACCAAATAA
- a CDS encoding acyl-CoA dehydrogenase family protein, whose product MSSRDPQLHPAGASPAAPPPSPLAVAQALADRFATTAAERDERGGTPKAERDALRASGLLSLSIPAAQGGQGADWATMLQTVRTLAQADSSVAHVYGFHHLLLATVQLFARPDQWVPWLEQTARKQWFWGNALNPLDTRTAVRRVDDWYDFSGKKSFCSGALDSEMLVASGIDERTGQLLIAAIPTARAGITLNGDWNCMGQRQTDSGSALFENVRVEAGELLRDPGPLTTPRSSLRPLLAQLIFVHVFLGLAEGAFAQARHYTLNESRPWFRSGAERASEDPYIQSHYGEFFVGLESVRLLAAHAAATFDAAWNQGDALDAEGRGRVAVAVATAKVASTRVGLDVTSRLFETTGARATHGALRLDRFWRNLRTQTLHDPVDYKLQELGDWALHGTVPSPSFYS is encoded by the coding sequence ATGTCCTCACGCGATCCCCAACTGCACCCTGCCGGCGCATCGCCCGCAGCCCCGCCGCCATCACCGCTGGCCGTCGCCCAGGCGCTGGCCGACCGGTTCGCCACCACCGCGGCCGAACGCGACGAGCGCGGCGGCACGCCCAAGGCCGAGCGCGATGCGCTGCGCGCCAGCGGCCTGCTGTCGCTGTCCATCCCCGCGGCCCAGGGCGGCCAGGGCGCGGACTGGGCCACCATGCTGCAGACCGTGCGCACCCTGGCCCAGGCCGACAGCTCCGTGGCGCACGTCTACGGTTTCCACCACCTGCTGCTGGCCACGGTCCAGCTGTTCGCACGGCCCGACCAGTGGGTGCCGTGGCTGGAGCAGACGGCGCGCAAGCAGTGGTTCTGGGGCAATGCCCTCAACCCGCTGGACACGCGCACGGCCGTGCGCCGGGTGGACGACTGGTACGACTTCTCGGGCAAGAAGAGCTTCTGCTCGGGCGCGCTGGATTCCGAGATGCTGGTCGCCTCGGGCATCGACGAGCGCACCGGCCAGCTGCTGATCGCCGCCATCCCCACGGCGCGCGCCGGCATCACCCTCAACGGCGACTGGAACTGCATGGGCCAGCGCCAGACCGACAGCGGCAGCGCCCTGTTCGAGAACGTGCGGGTGGAGGCGGGCGAGCTGCTGCGCGACCCCGGCCCGCTGACCACGCCGCGCTCATCGCTGCGGCCGCTGCTGGCGCAACTGATCTTCGTGCACGTGTTCCTGGGCCTGGCCGAAGGCGCCTTCGCGCAGGCGCGGCACTACACGCTCAACGAGTCACGCCCCTGGTTCCGCTCCGGCGCCGAGCGCGCCAGCGAAGACCCCTACATCCAGTCGCACTACGGCGAATTCTTCGTGGGGCTGGAGAGCGTGCGCCTGCTGGCCGCGCACGCCGCCGCTACGTTCGATGCGGCCTGGAACCAGGGCGACGCGCTGGACGCCGAGGGCCGGGGCCGCGTGGCCGTGGCGGTGGCGACGGCCAAGGTGGCATCGACGCGCGTGGGGCTGGACGTGACCAGCCGGCTCTTCGAGACCACCGGCGCGCGCGCCACGCACGGCGCGCTGCGGCTGGACCGCTTCTGGCGCAACCTGCGCACGCAAACCCTGCACGACCCGGTGGACTACAAGCTGCAGGAGCTGGGCGACTGGGCGCTGCACGGCACGGTGCCGTCGCCGTCGTTCTATTCGTGA
- a CDS encoding CerR family C-terminal domain-containing protein, translating to MPDFPPDSAPVPVPASVPSAAPADKDPPARTRLLLAALRLFAQQGYAKTSIRAIAQAAQVNVAAISYYFGDKAALYAALFTEPAGNMQDLMPQVTQPGLDLREALRRYYHGTLAPLQDGELARLLVQLHIREMLDRTDQWERELERDVRQPHQAMLDLLCRHMGVAQPDADMHRLTLTVTGLAFQLWALQEAIDAVQPQLLATPQAVDAWAGRMTEYALAMIETEQRLRQSPAPDRRDAAPATPAPTPLAKPSRPST from the coding sequence ATGCCCGACTTTCCACCCGATTCCGCGCCCGTGCCCGTGCCCGCGTCCGTCCCGTCCGCTGCGCCGGCCGACAAGGACCCGCCTGCCCGCACACGCCTGCTGCTGGCGGCGCTGCGCCTGTTCGCGCAGCAGGGCTACGCCAAAACGTCCATCCGCGCCATCGCCCAGGCGGCGCAGGTGAACGTGGCGGCCATCAGCTACTACTTCGGGGACAAGGCCGCCCTGTACGCCGCCCTGTTCACCGAGCCCGCCGGCAACATGCAGGACCTGATGCCCCAGGTCACCCAGCCCGGGCTGGACCTGCGCGAGGCCCTGCGCCGGTACTACCACGGCACCCTCGCACCGCTGCAGGACGGCGAGCTGGCGCGCCTGCTGGTGCAACTGCACATCCGCGAGATGCTGGACCGCACCGACCAATGGGAACGCGAACTGGAGCGGGACGTGCGCCAGCCCCACCAGGCCATGCTGGACCTGCTGTGCCGCCACATGGGGGTAGCGCAGCCGGACGCCGACATGCACCGCCTGACGCTCACCGTGACCGGCCTGGCCTTCCAGCTGTGGGCGCTGCAGGAGGCGATCGATGCCGTGCAGCCCCAACTCCTGGCCACGCCGCAGGCCGTGGACGCCTGGGCCGGCCGCATGACCGAATACGCGCTGGCGATGATCGAGACGGAGCAGCGCCTGCGCCAGAGCCCGGCCCCGGACCGTCGCGATGCCGCCCCCGCCACCCCCGCGCCCACCCCTTTGGCCAAGCCCTCCCGCCCCTCGACATGA
- a CDS encoding amidohydrolase family protein: MDGTPWPDMYLFQPGSAAYVDAANGFLGDQLLFGSSYPFRPIGQSIDDALALGLRESVIDRVLYGNAARLLGLGGA; the protein is encoded by the coding sequence ATGGATGGCACGCCCTGGCCCGATATGTACCTGTTCCAGCCCGGCAGCGCGGCCTATGTGGACGCGGCCAACGGCTTTCTGGGCGACCAGCTGCTGTTCGGCTCGTCGTACCCCTTCCGGCCCATCGGCCAGTCCATCGACGACGCGCTGGCGCTGGGCCTGCGCGAGAGCGTGATCGACCGCGTGCTCTATGGCAATGCGGCGCGGCTGCTGGGCTTAGGCGGCGCCTAG